In one Kluyveromyces marxianus DMKU3-1042 DNA, complete genome, chromosome 4 genomic region, the following are encoded:
- the NPL3 gene encoding mRNA-binding protein NPL3 gives MSDVPPPPPPAAEEPTYEAAPPPQSYENFNNNVDGDEELSDTRLFVKPFPPDVTEAEMREIFEPFGALKEIKILNGFAFVEFEEADSASQAVQNVAGKMFADYPLEVVFSKKLKPRYRVIIRNLPEGCAWQELKDLARDNQLETTFSSVNTRDFDGTGALEFPTEEILEEAIEKLNNIEFRGAVLAVEKDENPPPIRASRGRGGFRGRGGFGRGGFGGRGGFGGRGGFGGRGGFGGRGGFGGRGGFGGRGGFRGGRGGYGGPRGGYGDFGGRGGGFRGGRGGYGAPRGGYGDFGGRGGGYGGRGGYGNRDYAPREDYQRGSGEGGYQARERSPVRD, from the coding sequence ATGTCTGACgttcctcctcctcctcctccagCTGCTGAAGAGCCAACTTACGAGGCTGCTCCACCACCACAAAGCTAcgaaaacttcaacaacaatgttGATGGTGACGAAGAGCTTTCTGACACTAGACTATTTGTCAAGCCATTCCCTCCAGATGTCACTGAAGCGGAAATGAGAGAGATTTTCGAGCCATTCGGTGCTTTGAAGGAAATCAAGATCTTAAACGGATTTGCATTTGTGGAATTCGAAGAGGCTGACTCAGCTTCCCAAGCGGTTCAAAACGTTGCTGGTAAGATGTTTGCTGACTATCCATTGGAAGTTGTTTTCTCTAAGAAGTTAAAGCCTAGATACAGAGTTATCATAAGGAATCTACCTGAAGGCTGCGCATGGCAAGAGTTGAAGGATTTGGCCAGAGACAACCAGTTGGAAACAACTTTCTCCAGTGTCAACACCAGAGACTTTGACGGTACTGGTGCTCTTGAATTCCCAACTGAGGAAATCTTGGAAGAGGCCATTGAAAAGCTAAACAACATCGAGTTCCGTGGTGCTGTTCTAGCTGTTGAAAAGGACGAAAACCCTCCACCAATTAGAGCTTCTCGTGGTCGTGGTGGTTTCAGAGGCCGTGGCGGTTTCGGTCGTGGCGGTTTCGGTGGTCGCGGTGGCTTCGGTGGCCGTGGTGGCTTCGGTGGTCGCGGTGGTTTCGGTGGTCGCGGTGGCTTCGGTGGCCGTGGTGGTTTCGGTGGTCGCGGTGGCTTCCGTGGCGGTCGTGGCGGTTACGGTGGCCCAAGAGGTGGTTACGGTGACTTTGGTGGTCGTGGCGGTGGTTTCCGTGGCGGTCGTGGCGGTTACGGTGCTCCAAGAGGTGGCTACGGTGACTTTGGCGGTCGTGGCGGTGGCTACGGTGGCCGTGGTGGCTACGGTAACAGAGACTATGCTCCAAGAGAAGATTACCAAAGAGGTAGTGGTGAAGGTGGTTACCAAGCCCGTGAAAGATCTCCAGTCAGAGATTAA
- the CYM1 gene encoding pitrilysin family metalloprotease, producing MLQALRHSSSYAQSKVLRKYPVGAVLHGYEVKRVLPVPEFKLTAVDLQHQQTGSQHLHIDRQDNNNVFSIGFKTNPPDSTGVPHILEHTTLCGSYKYPVRDPFFKMLNRSLANFMNAMTGHDYTFYPFATTNEADFRNLRDVYLDATLNPLLNQQDFLQEGWRLEHSVVEDPKSDIVFKGVVYNEMKGQVSNANYYFWIKFQESIYPSLNNSGGDPTKMTDLQYQDLIEFHQLNYHPSNAKTFTYGNFDLQNTLQRLNKEFQGYGKRVPRKKELLPIQMNDDVVVVTEGQVDPMLPPNKQIKTSVSWICGKPEDTYQTFLLKILGNLLLDGHSSPFYKKLIESGLAYDFSVNTGVESQTAANFVTIGVQGCAEVDSIYETIDKVWKEVLEQPFEGTRIEAIIQQLELSKKDQKSDFGLQLLYSVLPGWVNKTDPFDTLLFDEILERFQEDWATKGDNLLKDLIREYIIDKPVFKFTMKGSESFSKKLEEEEAQRLQKKLDALDEDDKVVIFERGKQLQKLQDLKEDLSCLPSLDISSISREGKTYPLIESSNILNRITDTNGITYIRAKRLLNHHIPRELYPFLPLYADALTSLGTTTEDFSDIEEQIKLHTGGISTRISVNPDAQTGKPMLLFQFDGWSLNSKTEHIFAFWQKLLCETDFQKHKGKLKVLIRSLASSNTASVADSGHVFARNFSAAHLSVTKAINESLNGIEQLQLINKLSQSLDDDAVFEKEVVEKLMELHSYINGSSDMKFMVTTDSHPQAKNVEQQINAFTQVLPKESRSSEFYSENYAILDNSGKPTLLQFPFQVHYTAKCYPGVSYTHPDGAKLQILSNMLTHKYLHREIREKGGAYGGGATYSALDGTFSFYSYRDPHALNSLSTFDNVPEFVLKNSKWAESDLNEAKLSIFQQVDSPMSAKNEGTTLFHYEVTDEMKQRRREQLLDVNLEDVRHVAEKYLLENKQKSVATVVGPEIPKFDAVVQTV from the coding sequence ATGTTACAAGCGCTCAGACATTCGTCTAGCTATGCTCAATCCAAGGTTTTGAGGAAATATCCTGTAGGAGCCGTTCTACATGGTTACGAGGTGAAGCGAGTGCTGCCGGTACCCGAATTCAAATTGACGGCGGTTGATTTGCAGCATCAGCAGACAGGCTCGCAGCATTTGCATATTGATAGACAGGATAACAATAATGTTTTTAGTATCGGATTCAAGACGAATCCTCCGGACTCCACCGGAGTTCCTCACATTTTGGAACACACAACGCTCTGTGGGTCATACAAGTATCCAGTGCGTGATCCATTCTTTAAGATGTTGAACAGATCTCTAGCGAACTTTATGAATGCAATGACAGGCCACGATTACACTTTCTATCCTTTTGCTACTACGAATGAGGCAGACTTCCGCAACTTGAGGGATGTGTACCTCGATGCGACATTGAATCCGCTATTGAACCAGCAGGATTTCTTGCAGGAGGGGTGGAGATTGGAGCATTCGGTTGTCGAGGATCCGAAGAGTGATATCGTGTTCAAAGGTGTGGTTTATAACGAAATGAAGGGACAAGTCTCGAATGCAAACTACTATTTCTGGATAAAGTTCCAAGAAAGCATATATCCGTCTTTAAACAACTCAGGTGGTGATCCAACTAAAATGACAGATTTGCAATACCAGGATCTTATTGAGTTCCATCAGCTAAACTATCATCCTTCTAATGCGAAAACATTTACGTATGGTAACTTTGACCTTCAAAACACTTTGCAAAGATTAAATAAGGAATTCCAAGGCTATGGTAAAAGAGTGCCTCGGAAGAAAGAGTTGTTGCCTATCCAAATGAACGACGATGTGGTTGTTGTAACAGAGGGCCAGGTGGACCCAATGTTGCCACCCAATAAACAAATCAAGACATCCGTATCATGGATTTGTGGTAAACCAGAGGACACTTATCAAACtttcttgttgaagatcttAGGAAATTTATTATTGGATGGTCATTCTTCTCCTTTCTACAAAAAATTAATTGAATCCGGTTTGGCTTATGATTTCTCAGTCAACACTGGCGTCGAATCCCAAACCGCTGCCAACTTCGTTACCATTGGTGTACAGGGATGTGCAGAGGTGGACTCTATCTACGAAACCATAGACAAAGTATGGaaagaagttcttgaacaacCCTTTGAAGGAACCAGAATTGAGGCTATTATCCAACAACTCGAACTCTCcaaaaaagatcaaaaatCCGATTTCGGTCTACAATTATTATATTCTGTGTTACCTGGATGGGTTAATAAGACAGATCCGTTTGATACTTTGCTCTTTGACGAAATCTTGGAAAGATTCCAGGAAGACTGGGCAACTAAAGGTGATAATCTCCTAAAAGATTTGATTAGAGAATATATCATTGATAAGCcagttttcaaattcaCCATGAAAGGGTCAGAatctttttccaaaaaacttgaagaagaggaagcaCAACGTCTACAGAAAAAGCTAGACGCcttggatgaagatgataagGTGGTAATTTTCGAGCGTGGTAAACAATTACAAAAGCTTCAggatttgaaagaagatctAAGCTGCCTTCCATCGTTGGATATCAGTTCAATTTCGAGAGAAGGTAAAACTTATCCATTAATCGAAAGTTCTAACATTTTAAACCGTATTACAGATACCAACGGGATCACGTACATCAGAGCTAAACGTTTGCTCAACCATCATATTCCTAGAGAGCTATACCCATTTTTACCTTTGTATGCAGATGCTTTGACCAGTCTTGGAACCACCACTGAAGATTTTTCTGATATTGAAGAGCAAATTAAGCTTCATACTGGTGGGATTTCCACGCGCATTTCTGTTAATCCAGATGCTCAGACTGGAAAGCCTATGCTTCTGTTCCAATTTGACGGTTGGTCTTTAAACAGTAAAACCGAACATATATTTGCCTTTTGGCAAAAATTGCTATGCGAAACAGACTTCCAAAAACATAAAGGGAAGTTAAAGGTTTTAATCAGATCCTTAGCTTCTTCTAACACTGCTTCCGTTGCTGACTCTGGACATGTATTTGCAAGAAATTTCAGTGCAGCCCATTTAAGCGTCACCAAGGCAATCAATGAAAGTTTGAATGGTATTGAACAATTGCAATTGATAAACAAACTATCTCAAAGTTTGGATGACGACGCTGtgtttgaaaaagaagttgtgGAAAAATTAATGGAACTCCACTCTTATATCAATGGAAGTTCTGATATGAAATTTATGGTAACCACTGATTCTCATCCGCAAGCAAAAAATGTTGAACAACAGATTAATGCATTCACACAGGTGTTGCCAAAGGAATCAAGATCATCTGAGTTCTACTCGGAAAACTACGCCATTTTAGATAATTCCGGAAAACCAACACTTCTCCAATTCCCATTCCAAGTTCACTATACCGCAAAATGCTACCCTGGTGTCTCTTACACTCATCCCGATGGTGCTAAGCTCCAGATATTGTCTAATATGCTAACGCATAAATACTTACACCGTGAAATTCGTGAAAAGGGCGGAGCCTATGGTGGTGGTGCAACATACAGCGCTTTAGATGGTACATTCAGCTTCTACTCGTACAGAGACCCTCATGCTTTGAACTCTTTGTCTACATTTGACAATGTTCCTGAatttgttttgaagaactcGAAATGGGCCGAATCCGACTTGAATGAGGCAAAATTGAGCATTTTCCAGCAAGTTGATTCTCCCATGAGCGCTAAAAATGAAGGAACTACCCTATTCCACTATGAAGTTACAGACGAAATGAAACAACGTCGCAGAGAGCAACTTTTGGACGTGAACTTAGAGGATGTCCGTCATGTCGCAGAAAAGTATCTActtgaaaacaaacaaaaatcgGTAGCTACCGTTGTTGGTCCTGAAATACCAAAATTCGATGCTGTGGTTCAAACAGTTTAG
- the ERV25 gene encoding Erv25p translates to MKGFSASILLLCFMLLRQAFGLRFDIPASKKSEQVCVRDFVSEGQLVVIDINSDGSVGDGQQLNLYVRDSNGNEYRRKRDFAGEVQVAFTAPQSTAFDVCFENLAQANGRSLSRSIELDIESGSEARDWNKIQASEKLKPVEVDLRRIEELTDEIVDELNYLKAREERLRDTNESTNRRVRNFSMAVIFVLVALGAWQINYLKNYFRAKHII, encoded by the coding sequence ATGAAAGGGTTCAGTGCTTCAATACTTCTGCTCTGCTTCATGCTTTTGAGGCAAGCGTTTGGTTTGCGTTTCGATATACCAGCATCCAAAAAATCAGAACAAGTTTGTGTTCGTGACTTTGTTTCTGAGGGCCAACTTGTCGTGATTGATATCAACAGTGATGGTTCTGTTGGTGATGGTCAACAACTAAACCTATATGTTCGTGACAGTAACGGTAACGAATACCGtagaaaaagagattttGCAGGTGAAGTTCAAGTAGCGTTCACCGCCCCACAATCGACTGCATTTGATGTGTGCTTTGAGAACTTGGCCCAAGCCAATGGTAGATCTTTGAGTCGTTCCATTGAATTGGATATAGAATCCGGTTCTGAAGCGCGTGATTGGAACAAGATTCAGGCCAGTGAGAAGTTAAAGCCTGTGGAAGTGGATCTACGTAGAATAGAGGAGCTTACAGACGAAATTGTTGACGAGTTGAACTACCTAAAGgctagagaagaaagattgaGAGATACTAACGAATCCACGAACAGAAGAGTTAGAAACTTCTCTATGGCCGTCATTTTCGTATTGGTTGCTTTGGGTGCATGGCAAATAAACTACTTGAAGAACTACTTCAGAGCTAAGCATATTATCTAG
- the RAD33 gene encoding Rad33p, with protein MGKKSLSYDTIDKWEHAHMPYEIEDEVLNLYVKFTEESELKWVDIALFYEQLEVPKEWVSLLEPRDLCIDGLDVIDFDKLMDTTYRLLIFMDNAAIIDKQWELLLRYSGRMEQFPNVSLRKHVLSVKDVQKAAVQVDMDQSMIVSMVSWATNGERVFVTYIDFAHCLGKMGVLRY; from the coding sequence ATGGGGAAGAAAAGTTTAAGTTATGATACTATTGACAAGTGGGAGCATGCACATATGCCTTATGAGATCGAGGATGAGGTTCTCAATTTGTATGTGAAGTTCACTGAAGAAAGCGAATTAAAGTGGGTTGATATTGCCTTATTTTATGAACAGTTAGAAGTGCCTAAGGAGTGGGTCTCTCTGCTTGAACCACGTGACCTATGCATTGACGGATTAGACGTGATAGACTTTGATAAACTAATGGATACGACATATAGGCTCTTGATATTCATGGACAATGCGGCAATTATTGATAAGCAGTGGGAACTGCTTTTGCGTTACAGTGGTAGAATGGAGCAATTTCCTAATGTTAGCTTGCGGAAACATGTTTTGAGTGTGAAAGACGTACAAAAGGCTGCTGTACAAGTGGATATGGATCAAAGCATGATAGTGAGCATGGTGAGCTGGGCGACTAATGGCGAGCGAGTATTTGTGACATACATTGATTTTGCTCATTGTTTGGGAAAAATGGGCGTCTTGCGTTATTAA
- the SPT5 gene encoding transcription elongation factor SPT5 yields the protein MSDTGEASHVNEISKTPDAGTTSQTDDKKEVSDHAPTDVEASKSDVDTSAPTESEPENGSKKRTLDEVKVESKAEEEQQVENKNEKDEEEKDNENEQEDVEEEEDEDEDEDEDEDEDEDIGSSRKKQRRERNRFLDIEAEVSEDEDDEEDDEDSELVREGFITRGDEDDEEERGARVDDRLHRELDQNLQKTADEDMHKIAEEFKKRYGRDSSKDYRVQTQGGYVPQRFMLPSVDTAIIWSVRCRPGKEKDLVKKLLNKKFNLDKSMGSKKLKILSIFQRDNYTGRIYIEAPKQSVIEKFVNGVPDVYANQKLLIPVQELPLLLKPTKSDEVRLDVGSYVRIKRGIYKGDLAVVDQISQNNLEALLKVVPRLDYGKNDEVDPDSNQRRVKRPTFASRPPPQLFNPTMALRLDQANLFKRDDRHFTYRKEDYVDGYLYKSFKIQYLDTKNIQPTVEELSRFGSKEGEVDLAAISQTMKKAQAAKAMFQPGDRVEVLTGEQRGSKGIVTRSSKDVISVKLSGFSEKSLEFPIASLRKIFELGDHVTVIAGEHQGDAGLVLVVQNGQVTFVSDQTRENLTISANNLSKSMDSTPTSSDYALHDIVELSGKNIACVIQAGHDIFKIIDDSGKVATVTRGSILSKINTARSRVAGVDGNGREMKIGDIVREKIGARREGQVLYVQNQHIFIRSKSITENAGVFVVNPMNVEAIASKENLMSSALDLSKINPNIASKMGPPQTTQQTRVTGRDVALNKTVRIRTAGYKGQLGIVKDVTGEKATVELHSKNKHITIDKRKLTYFSHEGGEGITYDELVSRRGRTPHTRMGPSYVSAPRHMAAGGAVASNGAQQLPGGMTPGWNAFDGGKTPAVGQNGGATSAWGGASTWGGQGTGGASAWGGAAGNTSTWGGQAGATSTWGGASAWGNKSSYGGASTWVASGESGAASAWGGGNKSSYGGTSTWGGANQGGVSAWGGSGNKSQRSKNTGNSSTWGNNQAQHDTGERSAWGSSSQQQNSGNRSAWGNQGSGSTWGGSN from the coding sequence ATGAGTGATACTGGTGAAGCATCTCATGTTAATGAGATATCAAAAACGCCTGATGCTGGAACAACTTCTCAAACTGACGataagaaagaagtttcCGATCATGCACCTACCGATGTTGAAGCATCGAAGAGTGACGTTGACACTAGTGCACCAACCGAATCTGAACCTGAAAATGGTAGTAAGAAGAGAACTCTTGATGAAGTGAAGGTTGAAAGCAAGGCAGAAGAGGAGCAACAAGTTgagaataaaaatgaaaaggatgAAGAGGAGAAAGACAATGAGAATGAGCAGGAAGATGtagaggaggaggaagatgaggatgaggatgaagatgaagatgaggatgaagatgaagatatcgGATCATCTCGTAAGAAGCAACGTCGTGAAAGAAACAGATTCTTGGATATTGAAGCAGAAGTCAGtgaagatgaagacgatgaagaagatgatgaagattcAGAACTTGTTCGTGAAGGTTTCATTACACGTGGTGATGAGgacgacgaagaagaacgtGGAGCCAGAGTTGATGATAGACTACACAGAGAGTTGGATCAGAATCTACAAAAAACGGCAGATGAAGACATGCACAAGATAGCAGAGGAGTTCAAAAAGCGATATGGGCGTGATTCTTCGAAAGACTATCGTGTTCAAACGCAAGGTGGTTATGTGCCCCAAAGATTTATGTTACCAAGTGTTGACACTGCCATTATCTGGTCGGTTCGTTGTAGGCcagggaaagaaaaggatcTTGTTAAGAAGTTATTGAATAAGAAGTTCAACTTGGATAAGTCTATGGGGTCGAAAAAACTCAAGATCTTATCCATTTTCCAAAGAGACAATTACACTGGTAGAATTTATATTGAAGCACCAAAACAGTCTGTTATTGAGAAGTTTGTCAACGGTGTTCCAGATGTTTATGCCAATCAAAAGTTGTTGATTCCTGTTCAAGAATTACCGCTCTTATTGAAACCTACTAAATCTGATGAAGTCAGACTTGATGTTGGCTCATATGTCAGAATTAAAAGGGGTATTTACAAGGGGGATTTGGCTGTTGTAGACCAAATCAGTCAAAATAACTTGGAGGCCCTATTAAAGGTGGTACCAAGATTGGACTACGGTAAAAACGATGAAGTAGACCCAGACTCCAACCAACGGAGAGTCAAAAGACCAACTTTTGCCAGTAGGCCTCCTCCCCAACTATTTAACCCAACCATGGCTCTAAGACTTGATCAAGcaaatcttttcaaaagggACGACAGACATTTCACATATAGAAAGGAAGACTACGTCGATGGGTATTTATACAAATCATTCAAGATCCAATACCTAGATACCAAAAACATTCAGCCTACTGTTGAAGAGCTCTCAAGATTTGGTAGCAAAGAGGGTGAAGTGGATTTGGCAGCGATCTCacaaacaatgaaaaaagCACAAGCAGCAAAAGCCATGTTCCAACCAGGTGATCGTGTCGAGGTACTCACTGGTGAACAAAGGGGCTCAAAGGGTATAGTTACTAGAAGTTCAAAAGACGTGATCAGTGTAAAGTTATCAGGCTTTTCGGAGAAATCATTAGAATTCCCAATTGCATCTCTTAGAAAAATCTTCGAGCTTGGTGATCATGTTACCGTTATTGCAGGAGAACATCAAGGTGATGCAGGTTtggttcttgttgttcaaaATGGTCAAGTAACCTTTGTTTCTGACCAAACAAGAGAGAATTTAACTATATCTGCTAATAACTTGAGTAAGTCCATGGACTCTACGCCAACATCCAGCGATTATGCTTTACATGATATTGTTGAGCTAAGTGGTAAAAATATTGCTTGTGTTATTCAAGCTGGTCACgatattttcaagattATTGACGACTCGGGTAAGGTAGCTACCGTCACCAGGGGTTCGATTTTGAGTAAAATCAACACCGCCAGATCAAGGGTTGCGGGTGTAGATGGAAACGGTAGAGAAATGAAAATCGGTGATATTGTAAGAGAAAAGATTGGTGCACGTAGAGAAGGTCAAGTTCTTTACGTTCAAAATCAGCATATCTTTATTAGATCAAAAAGCATCACGGAAAATGCtggtgtttttgttgtaaATCCTATGAATGTGGAAGCTATTGCTTCAAAGGAGAATTTGATGTCTTCAGCTTTAGATTTGTCTAAGATAAACCCAAATATCGCCTCTAAAATGGGTCCTCCACAGACAACTCAGCAAACACGGGTAACTGGCCGTGATGTTGCTCTAAATAAGACCGTGAGGATACGTACAGCAGGCTATAAAGGCCAATTGGGTATTGTGAAAGATGTCACTGGTGAAAAAGCTACCGTTGAGTTAcattcaaaaaataaacacatTACAATCGATAAGAGAAAGCTAACGTATTTCAGTCATGAAGGTGGAGAAGGTATAACATATGATGAGCTAGTTAGTAGACGTGGTAGGACTCCTCATACTAGAATGGGACCAAGTTATGTCAGTGCACCAAGACATATGGCTGCTGGTGGAGCCGTTGCAAGCAACGGTGCTCAACAACTTCCTGGTGGTATGACACCTGGATGGAATGCGTTCGACGGAGGAAAAACACCTGCGGTTGGCCAAAATGGTGGAGCTACTTCTGCATGGGGTGGAGCTTCTACTTGGGGTGGTCAAGGTACCGGTGGAGCTTCTGCCTGGGGTGGAGCTGCTGGTAATACATCTACTTGGGGTGGTCAGGCAGGTGCTACTTCCACGTGGGGAGGTGCATCGGCCTGGGGTAACAAATCTAGTTATGGAGGCGCATCTACATGGGTTGCTAGTGGAGAATCCGGAGCTGCATCTGCGTGGGGTGGTGGTAACAAATCCAGTTATGGAGGTACTTCTACCTGGGGTGGTGCCAACCAAGGTGGTGTTTCAGCTTGGGGTGGTAGCGGTAACAAGTCGCAGCGTTCAAAGAATACTGGGAATAGTTCTACCTGGGGTAACAATCAAGCTCAACATGATACAGGAGAAAGATCTGCATGGGGTAGTTCAtcccaacaacaaaatagTGGAAATAGATCTGCATGGGGTAATCAAGGCAGTGGAAGTACTTGGGGTGGAAGCAACTAA
- the MRPL39 gene encoding mitochondrial 54S ribosomal protein bL33m, with product MAKAKTKTTVIKLISTAMTGVSRHVTINRAAPLVTQVRYDPVAKRHVLFKEAKKRKVAERKPLNFLRSAKQ from the coding sequence atggCTAAAGCGAAGACAAAAACTACTGTGATCAAGCTTATATCCACAGCGATGACTGGTGTCAGTCGCCATGTCACTATAAATAGGGCAGCTCCACTTGTGACACAAGTAAGGTATGATCCAGTTGCGAAGCGCCATGTTCTATTCAAGGAAGctaagaagagaaaggttGCCGAGAGAAAACCATTAAACTTTTTGCGTAGTGCAAAGCAGTGA
- the TIF35 gene encoding translation initiation factor eIF3 core subunit g, producing the protein MSAIPEPKIIQNDDGSKTVISFKIQDGKKYKVTQKVKEITVTEKVNKNIAMRRNWKKYGADKGSAPGPDISTTQLGEELDLELSPNWKENEEEKAKEKAANSTQKVITCRICGGAHFTMHCPYKDTLGKKPTTAAGLDPAIGGGDMSVGGGSGPGKYVPPSLRAGARDPSSNAYLDQRERDDAKTIRLTQVNELADEEVLKRELLFPFGEISRVFVVKNPETGRSRGVAYVTFQTEEIAAQALKLLDGRGFMNFMLHAEWSKPKPKKEAP; encoded by the coding sequence ATGTCAGCAATCCCTGAGCCTAAGATCATTCagaatgatgatggttCCAAAACTGTGATTAGTTTCAAAATCCAGGATGGAAAGAAGTACAAGGTCACTCAAAAAGTTAAGGAAATAACTGTTACCGAGAAAGTGAACAAGAATATTGCTATGAGAAGGAACTGGAAGAAATACGGTGCTGATAAGGGTAGTGCACCAGGTCCAGATATTTCCACCACGCAATTGGGTGAAGAACTAGATTTGGAATTGTCTCCTAACTGGAAGGAgaacgaagaagaaaaggccAAGGAGAAGGCTGCCAACTCCACTCAAAAGGTAATTACTTGTAGAATCTGTGGTGGTGCGCATTTCACCATGCACTGTCCTTACAAAGATACCTTGGGTAAGAAGCCTACTACGGCTGCTGGTCTGGATCCAGCTATCGGTGGTGGAGATATGAGCGTAGGAGGCGGTTCTGGACCTGGTAAGTACGTCCCACCATCATTACGTGCTGGTGCACGTGACCCATCGTCTAATGCTTACCTAGATCAAAGAGAACGTGATGACGCAAAGACCATTAGATTGACTCAAGTTAATGAGCTtgctgatgaagaagtgcttaaaagagaattgttATTCCCATTCGGCGAAATCTCGAGAGTCTTCGTTGTTAAGAACCCAGAGACTGGTAGATCCCGTGGTGTTGCTTACGTTACTTTCCAAACTGAAGAAATTGCTGCTCAAGCTTTGAAATTGTTAGATGGTAGAGGTTTCATGAACTTCATGTTGCACGCAGAATGGTCtaagccaaagccaaagaaggaagctCCTTag
- the RPN9 gene encoding proteasome regulatory particle lid subunit RPN9, with translation MAHEIDTILSTLKLEVDPELSQLFDDFEDLYERKLWHQLTEKLTTFFYDDRSKSFRLRLYNQFVNKFLDKINQLSAVDFLLQSLPENENIEESLQYLQDLQQEFKKIDEKKQRNDGLKPHVDGNLLLDIEIARVKLAEGDLVEVRDKLDAIGKILDVQDSVPLRVTGAFYSCNASYYQVKKDFNNFYYTSLLYLSTISSDEQNHRLTKLEQQQLAYNLCIAALLGDHIYNFGELLNHPIISSISGDKEYEWLFRFLNALTEGDFHKFDEISKERIPRVPTLAQHESFLRQKICLMTLVESVFAKSIRTLSFQDIADATFLPIDSVEHLVMRSISLGLLKGSIDQVQQLVTITWVQPRIINQEQIKKMKDNLVKWQDEVTKLAGKIENRGKSIWV, from the coding sequence atgGCACACGAAATAGATACCATCTTATCCACTTTAAAGCTCGAGGTCGATCCTGAATTATCTCAACTTTTCGATGATTTTGAAGACTTATATGAGAGAAAGCTATGGCATCAGTTGACTGAAAAGTTGACAACTTTCTTTTATGATGACAGATCAAAATCCTTTAGACTTCGCTTGTACAATCAATTCGTTAATAAATTTTTGGAtaaaatcaatcaattgaGCGCTGTTGATTTCCTATTGCAATCCTTACCAGAAAATGAGAACATTGAGGAGTCTTTACAATATTTACAAGATCTCCAACAggaattcaagaaaattgatgaaaagaagcaaaggaACGATGGATTGAAACCACACGTTGATGGAAACTTGCTATTAGACATAGAGATTGCGCGCGTTAAGTTAGCGGAAGGTGATTTGGTTGAAGTAAGGGATAAATTGGATGCCATTGGAAAGATCCTTGATGTCCAAGACTCTGTCCCCTTGAGAGTTACTGGTGCATTTTACTCCTGTAATGCATCTTACTATCAAGTGAAGAAAGACTTTAACAATTTCTACTATACAAGTCTTCTATATCTTTCCACAATCAGTTCCGATGAACAGAACCATAGGCTAACAAAGTTGGAGCAGCAACAGCTAGCATACAATTTGTGCATTGCTGCGCTATTGGGAGACCATATCTATAACTTTGGTGAGTTATTGAATCATCCTATTATTTCTAGTATATCTGGGgataaagaatatgaatgGCTATTCAGATTCCTCAATGCCTTAACCGAGGGTGATTTCCATAAGTTTGATGAAatttccaaagaaagaatacCAAGAGTCCCTACTCTAGCTCAGCATGAATCTTTCTTGAGGCAAAAAATCTGCTTGATGACCCTAGTAGAAAGTGTGTTTGCCAAGTCTATCAGGACATTGTCGTTTCAAGATATTGCCGATGCTACCTTCTTACCTATTGATAGTGTTGAACACTTAGTCATGAGAAGTATCAGCTTAGGTTTATTAAAGGGTTCAATTGATCAAGTTCAACAGTTAGTAACTATAACTTGGGTGCAACCAAGAATTATAAACCAAGAacaaatcaagaagatgaaggaCAACTTGGTAAAATGGCAAGATGAAGTGACTAAATTAGCTGggaaaattgaaaatagaGGTAAAAGCATCTGGGTATAA